The following coding sequences lie in one Nitratireductor mangrovi genomic window:
- a CDS encoding acyl-CoA dehydrogenase family protein, whose amino-acid sequence MTHEVTNQPPSLWGTNAWRGDPLLVQLCEDFSPEVRKDLDAVGRFVMSAEAQDLARLANAETPHLRTHDRQGRRLDQVEFHPAYHALMRRSVANGLHSSIWENSESEAGRRHQVRGVRFFLTAGLECGHLCPITMTSASLAALMASPKLFREWAPRVTTRKYDQSHKPPAEKAGLTLGMGMTEKQGGTDVRANMTTAEPAGKNFYRITGHKWFMSAPMCDAFLVLAQAPEGLSCFLVPRILADGKVNGFRFQRLKDKLGNRSNASSEVEFVQAIGELVGEPGAGIRTIMDMVTLTRLDCSLASAGIMRAAMFEAVHHTRHRKVFGSMLVDKPLMIRVLADLALEVAGATALAFRLARAFDEAAENRGAAAFARAMTPVVKYWVCKICPSVVYEAMECLGGNGYVEEAPLARHYREAPLNAIWEGSGNVMALDLLRVLKQAPNLLDAVLDDIQTDLGPSGSGTAEVLRAAIGVARTDEGAGRILAEQLALAAAAAELRRLGAGHIADAFVETRLAGQWRSTYGMLDARHDARMIVDTLYPDMM is encoded by the coding sequence TTGACGCACGAGGTTACCAATCAGCCGCCCTCGCTCTGGGGAACGAATGCGTGGCGCGGCGACCCGTTGCTGGTGCAGCTTTGCGAGGATTTTTCCCCCGAGGTGCGCAAGGATCTCGACGCCGTTGGCCGTTTCGTCATGTCGGCGGAAGCGCAGGATCTGGCGCGGCTCGCCAATGCCGAGACGCCGCATCTGCGCACCCATGACCGGCAGGGCCGGCGCCTCGACCAGGTCGAGTTCCATCCCGCCTACCACGCCCTGATGCGGCGCTCGGTCGCCAACGGCCTGCACTCCTCGATCTGGGAAAACAGCGAGAGCGAGGCCGGCCGCCGTCACCAGGTGCGCGGCGTGCGTTTCTTTCTGACGGCGGGGCTGGAATGCGGGCACCTGTGCCCGATCACCATGACCAGCGCATCGCTGGCCGCGCTGATGGCGTCACCGAAACTGTTTCGCGAATGGGCGCCGCGCGTCACCACACGCAAATACGACCAGTCGCACAAGCCGCCGGCGGAAAAGGCCGGCCTGACGCTCGGCATGGGCATGACCGAGAAGCAGGGCGGCACCGACGTTCGCGCCAACATGACCACGGCGGAACCGGCCGGCAAGAATTTCTACCGCATCACCGGCCACAAATGGTTCATGTCGGCGCCGATGTGCGACGCCTTCCTGGTGCTGGCGCAGGCGCCGGAGGGGCTCTCCTGCTTCCTGGTGCCGCGCATCCTGGCCGACGGCAAGGTCAACGGGTTCCGCTTCCAGCGGCTGAAGGACAAGCTCGGCAACCGCTCCAATGCGTCGTCGGAGGTGGAATTCGTGCAGGCGATCGGCGAACTGGTCGGCGAGCCGGGCGCCGGCATACGCACGATCATGGACATGGTGACGCTGACGCGGCTCGACTGCTCGCTGGCCTCGGCCGGGATCATGCGGGCCGCGATGTTCGAGGCCGTGCACCATACGCGGCACCGCAAGGTGTTCGGCTCGATGCTGGTCGACAAGCCCTTGATGATCCGGGTGCTGGCCGACCTGGCGCTCGAGGTCGCCGGCGCAACCGCGCTCGCCTTCCGCCTGGCGCGGGCGTTCGATGAGGCAGCGGAAAACCGCGGCGCGGCCGCTTTTGCCCGCGCCATGACGCCGGTGGTCAAATACTGGGTCTGCAAGATCTGCCCGAGCGTCGTCTACGAGGCGATGGAGTGCCTGGGCGGCAACGGTTATGTCGAGGAGGCGCCGCTTGCCCGCCACTACCGCGAAGCGCCGCTCAACGCGATCTGGGAAGGCTCCGGCAACGTCATGGCGCTCGACCTGCTACGGGTGCTGAAGCAGGCGCCGAACCTGCTCGACGCCGTGCTCGACGACATCCAGACCGATCTCGGGCCGAGCGGCAGCGGCACGGCCGAGGTGTTGCGGGCGGCCATCGGCGTGGCGCGCACCGACGAGGGGGCCGGGCGCATCCTCGCCGAGCAACTGGCGCTGGCGGCGGCAGCGGCCGAACTGCGCCGGCTCGGCGCCGGCCATATCGCGGACGCCTTCGTGGAGACGCGGCTCGCGGGCCAGTGGCGCAGCACTTACGGCATGCTCGATGCGCGCCATGACGCGCGCATGATCGTCGATACGCTCTATCCGGACATGATGTAG
- the ruvX gene encoding Holliday junction resolvase RuvX, which produces MPVILIEELAAALGPGCTLAALDLGDKTIGVAVSDRGLSFAHPRNVITRKKFTRDAEALLALFQAENVGAVVMGLPVNMDGSEGPRAQASRAFVRNMARLTDMPFLFWDERLSTVAAERVLIEMDVSRRKRGERIDSAAAAFILQGVLDRLQALGVAASPE; this is translated from the coding sequence ATGCCGGTGATTTTGATCGAGGAACTGGCGGCCGCGCTCGGTCCCGGGTGTACGCTCGCCGCTCTCGACCTCGGCGACAAGACGATCGGCGTCGCCGTCTCCGATCGCGGACTTTCCTTCGCCCATCCGCGTAACGTCATCACGCGCAAGAAGTTCACCAGGGACGCCGAGGCGCTGCTCGCGTTGTTCCAGGCGGAGAACGTCGGCGCCGTCGTGATGGGGCTGCCGGTCAACATGGACGGGTCGGAGGGTCCGCGCGCTCAGGCAAGCCGTGCCTTCGTGCGCAACATGGCGCGCCTTACCGACATGCCGTTCCTGTTCTGGGACGAAAGGCTGTCGACAGTGGCTGCGGAGCGCGTCCTGATCGAGATGGACGTTTCGCGCAGGAAGCGCGGCGAGCGGATCGATTCGGCCGCCGCCGCCTTCATCCTTCAGGGCGTCCTTGACCGGCTTCAGGCCCTCGGAGTGGCGGCCTCGCCCGAGTAG
- a CDS encoding DUF6105 family protein, with protein sequence MRYILVFWALPMGFFWSWFLLAYNDISFGMLFLSRELYDRVFMVYGHITGIAPDALPALIARACIVDTFLIFGIFAFRRRRDIAAWIAVQRQRYSGEAATPRA encoded by the coding sequence ATGCGTTACATTCTCGTCTTCTGGGCACTGCCGATGGGCTTCTTCTGGTCCTGGTTCCTGCTCGCCTACAACGACATCAGCTTCGGCATGCTGTTCCTGAGCCGCGAGCTCTATGACCGCGTCTTCATGGTCTACGGCCATATCACCGGCATTGCGCCGGACGCGTTGCCGGCGCTGATCGCCCGTGCCTGCATCGTCGATACCTTCCTGATCTTCGGCATCTTCGCCTTCCGTCGCCGCCGCGATATCGCGGCCTGGATCGCGGTGCAGCGCCAGCGCTACTCGGGCGAGGCCGCCACTCCGAGGGCCTGA
- a CDS encoding AEC family transporter, whose product MVATFESILPIFLLIVAGNLLRRLPIVDDAAWPGLEKLGYWFLYPALLFITILNADFSGLSLDAMLAALILGILLMGAITLASWPLLRAAGWASAAEYSSIFQTSVRWNGFMALAVAERIFPAAGAAVVALVMAAIIVPVNVMSVAVVTRFADRNADWGHVAAAIARNPLILSALAALFVRALPWELYPPLNQTLNLVGRAALGMGLLTIGAGLRPADMLKARTAMWVPVFMKLAVFPVLLIGLGLACGVGGEELRYLALCAAVPTAMNGFLLARQLGGDAELYAAVTTLQTVVAFFSIPAVLAVTGYIMSG is encoded by the coding sequence ATGGTCGCGACCTTCGAGAGCATCCTGCCTATCTTCCTGCTCATCGTTGCGGGAAATCTTCTGCGCCGGCTGCCGATCGTCGACGACGCGGCCTGGCCCGGACTGGAAAAGCTCGGCTATTGGTTCCTCTATCCTGCGCTGCTCTTCATCACGATCCTGAACGCGGACTTTTCCGGGCTGAGCCTCGATGCCATGCTGGCCGCGCTCATCCTGGGCATCCTGCTGATGGGCGCCATCACACTGGCCTCGTGGCCGTTGCTGCGCGCCGCTGGCTGGGCGAGCGCAGCCGAATATTCCTCGATCTTCCAGACCTCGGTGCGCTGGAACGGCTTCATGGCACTGGCGGTCGCCGAGCGCATCTTCCCGGCTGCCGGCGCCGCCGTGGTCGCCCTGGTGATGGCCGCCATCATCGTCCCGGTGAACGTCATGTCGGTTGCCGTCGTGACCCGCTTCGCCGACCGCAACGCGGATTGGGGCCACGTCGCGGCGGCGATTGCGCGCAATCCGCTCATCCTGTCGGCGCTGGCCGCGCTTTTTGTGCGGGCGTTGCCATGGGAGCTCTACCCTCCCCTCAACCAGACGCTGAACCTGGTCGGACGCGCCGCACTGGGCATGGGTCTGCTGACCATCGGCGCCGGGCTCAGGCCGGCGGACATGCTCAAGGCCCGTACGGCGATGTGGGTACCGGTGTTCATGAAGCTGGCGGTGTTTCCGGTGCTTCTGATCGGCCTCGGTCTGGCCTGCGGCGTCGGCGGCGAGGAGTTGCGTTATCTCGCCCTCTGCGCGGCGGTGCCGACGGCCATGAACGGCTTCCTGCTCGCCCGCCAGCTCGGCGGCGATGCCGAGCTCTACGCCGCGGTGACCACGCTGCAGACGGTGGTGGCCTTCTTCTCGATTCCGGCCGTCCTTGCCGTCACCGGCTACATCATGTCCGGATAG
- a CDS encoding metal-dependent hydrolase, which yields MKITWLGHSAFRVEAGGATIMIDPFLTGNPSLSAGWEELSAGATHVLLTHGHNDHVGDAVPILKKTGAMLVSSFEVCMYLVGQGVDDGKINPGNHGGTVDCGGFTTTFVNALHSSSFAGEGGKNTYLGNPMGLVLHFPDDKTLYHMGDTDIFSDMALINELHAPQIGLVPIGDRFTMGGAVAALACQRFFKFETVIPCHYGSFPIIDQTADKFVAGLEGSGVKVLVPEVGKATDV from the coding sequence ATGAAGATCACCTGGCTCGGACATTCGGCGTTTCGCGTGGAGGCGGGCGGCGCCACGATCATGATCGATCCCTTCCTGACCGGAAATCCGTCGCTCTCGGCGGGCTGGGAAGAGCTTTCCGCCGGCGCGACGCATGTTCTGTTGACCCATGGCCACAACGACCATGTCGGGGATGCCGTCCCAATCCTGAAGAAGACCGGGGCGATGCTCGTCTCCAGCTTCGAGGTCTGCATGTATCTCGTCGGCCAGGGCGTCGACGACGGCAAGATCAACCCGGGCAATCATGGCGGCACGGTGGATTGCGGCGGCTTCACGACCACCTTCGTCAACGCGCTGCATTCCTCCTCCTTTGCAGGCGAAGGCGGCAAGAACACCTATCTCGGCAATCCCATGGGGCTCGTGCTGCATTTTCCCGACGACAAGACCCTCTATCACATGGGCGATACCGACATCTTTTCCGACATGGCCCTCATCAACGAACTGCACGCTCCGCAGATCGGCCTGGTGCCGATCGGCGACCGCTTCACCATGGGCGGGGCGGTGGCGGCGCTTGCCTGCCAGCGCTTCTTCAAGTTCGAGACGGTGATCCCGTGCCACTACGGGTCGTTCCCGATCATCGACCAGACCGCCGACAAGTTCGTCGCCGGCCTGGAGGGATCCGGGGTCAAGGTGCTCGTTCCGGAGGTCGGAAAGGCCACCGACGTCTGA